One segment of Ziziphus jujuba cultivar Dongzao chromosome 12, ASM3175591v1 DNA contains the following:
- the LOC107428282 gene encoding probable WRKY transcription factor 75 has protein sequence MENYQPFFPFQSSSSPSSSLSLNMVNINPHADNTHEHQYHQVSGNNKSNGFLGLMSEMEVSGTTTTTTTTANTKTVSHSSENDLKLAGGKKKGEKKVRKPRYAFQTRSQVDILDDGYRWRKYGQKAVKNNKFPRSYYRCTHQGCNVKKQVQRLTKDEGVVVTTYEGMHSHPIEKSTDNFEHILSQMQIYTTF, from the exons ATGGAAAACTATCAAccgttttttccttttcaatcttCTTCATCACCATCTTCTTCCTTGTCACTTAACATGGTGAACATTAATCCTCATGCTGATAATACTCATGAACATCAATACCATCAAGTTTCTGGTAATAACAAGTCAAATGGGTTTTTGGGTTTGATGTCGGAGATGGAAGTTTCGggtactactactactactaccacCACCGCAAATACCAAGACTGTTTCTCACAGCTCGGAAAATGATTTGAAATTAGCGGGAGGGAAGAAAAAGGGAGAGAAGAAGGTAAGAAAACCGAGATATGCTTTTCAAACAAGAAGTCAAGTTGACATACTCGATGATGGTTATAGATGGAGGAAATATGGGCAAAAAGCAGTGAAGAACAACAAATTTCCCAG aAGTTACTATAGGTGCACGCATCAAGGTTGCAACGTGAAAAAGCAAGTACAGAGGTTGACTAAAGACGAAGGAGTTGTAGTGACTACTTATGAAGGAATGCATTCTCATCCAATTGAGAAGTCCACTGATAACTTTGAGCATATCTTGAGCCAGATGCAAATTTACACTACCTTTTAA
- the LOC107428322 gene encoding uncharacterized protein LOC107428322 isoform X1, with the protein MALPIGKLTILVGAGILGSVLAKEGGISDFVSGAFKFAFKQLKKQDDSSPSVSKPRNDSLMAQVNSLRQELQILASNRSITIVNSSRTASGATKYGVIIVVVVVGYGYVWWKGWKLPDMMFATRRSLSDACTSVSKQLERVYSSISATNRRLSSQIDGVEHSLDESLENANKTKQEVSELLGRTGAIGIDVRSVHETVQNLKNKIDTIEEKQDWTTLGVMELCYFAQRSENSRTTEQIKVESSSPRPALDLPPKSPSRTGSLPPISRPLPLPDSSGSYQEVNGISEVIGALTGGDGSNGIATPEVTKSGSSSSSRFGLGSGFTASFLTRTRSATNAWLQQTRSANQ; encoded by the exons ATGGCTCTTCCTATTGGGAAGCTGACCATTCTGGTTGGTGCAG GTATTTTAGGGTCGGTTCTTGCGAAAGAAGGGGGGATTTCTGATTTTGTCTCTGGTGCTTTTAAG TTTGCTTTCAAGCAATTAAAAAAGCAAGATGATTCTAGCCCATCTGTAAGCAAGCCTCGCAATGACTCACTGATGGCCCAG GTTAACAGCCTAAGGCAGGAGCTGCAAATCTTGGCATCAAATAGATCAATTACTATTGTAAATTCAAGTCGAACTGCTAGCG GTGCTACCAAATATggtgttattattgttgtagtTGTGGTGGGTTATGGCTATGTTTGGTGGAAG GGTTGGAAACTTCCTGATATGATGTTTGCCACAAGGCGCAGTTTATCCGATGCTTGTACCTCTGTGTCCAAACAGCTTGAGAGAGTTTACTCATCTATTTCG GCCACCAACCGGAGGCTATCTTCTCAAATTGATGGTGTGGAACATAGTTTGGATGAGTCTCTTGAAAATGCTAATAAAACAAAGCAGGAG gTTTCTGAATTGCTTGGGAGAACGGGTGCAATTGGCATCGATGTTAGATCTGTTCATGAAACAGTCCAGAATCTG aaaaataaaattgatactaTAGAAGAAAAGCAG GACTGGACAACTTTAGGAGTGATGGAGCTATGTTACTTTGCCCAGAGATCTGAAAATAGTAGAACCACAGAACAGATTAAG GTAGAATCGTCCAGTCCGAGGCCAGCTCTTGATCTACCCCCAAAATCACCCTCAAGG ACTGGATCTCTGCCTCCAATTTCGAGACCATTGCCTTTACCAGATTCCAGTGGATCTTACCAG GAGGTTAATGGAATTTCAGAAGTTATTGGAGCATTAACTGGTGGTGATGGTTCTAATGGGATCGCCACTCCTGAAGTGACAAAAAGTGGGTCTTCAAGTTCTAGTCGGTTTGGGCTGGGTAGTGGCTTTACTGCTTCTTTTCTGACTAGAACTCGCAGCGCAACAAACGCATGGCTACAGCAAACGCGTTCAGCTAATCAATGA
- the LOC107428322 gene encoding uncharacterized protein LOC107428322 isoform X2, with protein MAQVNSLRQELQILASNRSITIVNSSRTASGATKYGVIIVVVVVGYGYVWWKGWKLPDMMFATRRSLSDACTSVSKQLERVYSSISATNRRLSSQIDGVEHSLDESLENANKTKQEVSELLGRTGAIGIDVRSVHETVQNLKNKIDTIEEKQDWTTLGVMELCYFAQRSENSRTTEQIKVESSSPRPALDLPPKSPSRTGSLPPISRPLPLPDSSGSYQEVNGISEVIGALTGGDGSNGIATPEVTKSGSSSSSRFGLGSGFTASFLTRTRSATNAWLQQTRSANQ; from the exons ATGGCCCAG GTTAACAGCCTAAGGCAGGAGCTGCAAATCTTGGCATCAAATAGATCAATTACTATTGTAAATTCAAGTCGAACTGCTAGCG GTGCTACCAAATATggtgttattattgttgtagtTGTGGTGGGTTATGGCTATGTTTGGTGGAAG GGTTGGAAACTTCCTGATATGATGTTTGCCACAAGGCGCAGTTTATCCGATGCTTGTACCTCTGTGTCCAAACAGCTTGAGAGAGTTTACTCATCTATTTCG GCCACCAACCGGAGGCTATCTTCTCAAATTGATGGTGTGGAACATAGTTTGGATGAGTCTCTTGAAAATGCTAATAAAACAAAGCAGGAG gTTTCTGAATTGCTTGGGAGAACGGGTGCAATTGGCATCGATGTTAGATCTGTTCATGAAACAGTCCAGAATCTG aaaaataaaattgatactaTAGAAGAAAAGCAG GACTGGACAACTTTAGGAGTGATGGAGCTATGTTACTTTGCCCAGAGATCTGAAAATAGTAGAACCACAGAACAGATTAAG GTAGAATCGTCCAGTCCGAGGCCAGCTCTTGATCTACCCCCAAAATCACCCTCAAGG ACTGGATCTCTGCCTCCAATTTCGAGACCATTGCCTTTACCAGATTCCAGTGGATCTTACCAG GAGGTTAATGGAATTTCAGAAGTTATTGGAGCATTAACTGGTGGTGATGGTTCTAATGGGATCGCCACTCCTGAAGTGACAAAAAGTGGGTCTTCAAGTTCTAGTCGGTTTGGGCTGGGTAGTGGCTTTACTGCTTCTTTTCTGACTAGAACTCGCAGCGCAACAAACGCATGGCTACAGCAAACGCGTTCAGCTAATCAATGA
- the LOC107428297 gene encoding probable DNA primase large subunit isoform X2 has protein sequence METVRTQRKPLSKEVVVPTLPLYRSPPSLEVRLEDFELFAIDRLRVLKGISDGLSRGKKHEEMEQLEKDLWNKNMRHPQASEIANKDIISHFVLRLVYCRTEELRKWFLSMETALFRYRFRQESAEAQRALMAEFDLPYKAVGSAEFESLRDKLGQVSRSIGQPLPTADAIFYKVPFEEVPELVAGRRVFLHKGHAYIASNQVVSLVGTQFRSHLSKALILTNRKWTSTVREQEKDRLTPIVEALCTSYLGPDYSQPKGFAEISVKDINELARSSFPLCMRHLFEKLKEDHHLKHGGRMQLGLFLKGVGLKLDDALMFWKAEFSQKVSAERFDKEYAYGIRHNYGREGKRTDYTPYSCQKIILSTPGVGDHHGCPYRHFSDENLRAALSKMGVNSRAVEDVMDKVRNRHYQLACTLTFEAVHASSCDSGINHPNQYFSDSQKLLQPKVNT, from the exons ATGGAAACCGTTCGAACTCAGAGGAAACCTTTGTCGAAAGAGGTCGTCGTCCCAACTCTCCCACTTTATCGCTCTCCTCCTTCGCTCGAAGTCAGACTTGAGGATTTTGAGCTTTTCGCCATAGATCGCCTCCGAG TGCTCAAAGGGATTTCTGATGGATTATCCAGAGGAAAGAAACATGAAGAAATGGAGCAATTG GAAAAGGATCTATGGAATAAAAATATGAGGCATCCACAGGCATCTGAAATTGCCAACAAGGATATAATATCCCACTTTGTCTTGCGACTAGTGTACTGCAGAAC CGAGGAGTTGAGGAAATGGTTTCTTTCTATGGAAACTGCCCTATTTCGTTACCGTTTTCGGCAAGAAAGTGCTGAAGCTCAG AGGGCCCTTATGGCGGAATTTGACCTTCCATACAAAGCAGTTGGCAGTGCTGAATTTGAG AGTCTAAGAGACAAGCTTGGCCAAGTTTCACGTTCTATTGGTCAGCCTTTACCAACTG cTGATGCCATATTTTATAAG GTACCATTTGAAGAAGTTCCAGAACTTGTAGCTGGTCGAAGAGTATTCCTGCACAAGGGGCATGCATATATAGCTTCAAATCAG GTGGTTTCCTTGGTTGGTACGCAATTTCGTAGTCATCTGTCAAAGGCACTCATTTTGACAAACag AAAATGGACATCTACTGTAAGAGAACAAGAGAAGGATCGCTTGACTCCT ATTGTGGAAGCCCTATGCACAAGTTACCTGGGTCCTGACTATTCTCAA CCAAAAGGATTTGCTGAGATATCGGTGAAGGACATTAATGAATTAGCCAGGAGTTCATTTCCTCTTTGTATGCGTCACCTTTTTGAAAAG CTTAAAGAGGATCATCATCTAAAGCATGGAGGGCGAATGCAACTAGGTCTCTTTCTGAAG GGTGTTGGCTTAAAGCTGGATGATGCACTTATGTTTTGGAAAGCTGAGTTCTCGCAGAAA GTTAGTGCTGAAAGGTTTGACAAAGAATATGCATATGGCATACGCCATAACTACGGAAGAGAAGGCAAAAGAACG GATTATACACCTTATTCATGTCAAAAGATTATCTTATCTACTCCTGGCGTAGGAGATCATCACGGGTGCCCTTATCGACATTTCAG CGACGAGAATCTTAGAGCTGCTCTAAGTAAAATGGGAGTTAACAGCAGAGCCGTTGAAGATGTAATGGACAAAGTGCGAAATAGACATTATCAG TTAGCATGCACCTTAACTTTTGAAGCTGTTCATGCCTCATCATGCGATTCCGGGATTAACCATCCAAATCAATATTTTAGCGACAGCCAAAAGCTCCTGCAACCAAAG GTGAACACGTAG
- the LOC107428297 gene encoding probable DNA primase large subunit isoform X1, translating to METVRTQRKPLSKEVVVPTLPLYRSPPSLEVRLEDFELFAIDRLRVLKGISDGLSRGKKHEEMEQLEKDLWNKNMRHPQASEIANKDIISHFVLRLVYCRTEELRKWFLSMETALFRYRFRQESAEAQRALMAEFDLPYKAVGSAEFESLRDKLGQVSRSIGQPLPTADAIFYKVPFEEVPELVAGRRVFLHKGHAYIASNQVVSLVGTQFRSHLSKALILTNRKWTSTVREQEKDRLTPIVEALCTSYLGPDYSQPKGFAEISVKDINELARSSFPLCMRHLFEKLKEDHHLKHGGRMQLGLFLKGVGLKLDDALMFWKAEFSQKVSAERFDKEYAYGIRHNYGREGKRTDYTPYSCQKIILSTPGVGDHHGCPYRHFSDENLRAALSKMGVNSRAVEDVMDKVRNRHYQLACTLTFEAVHASSCDSGINHPNQYFSDSQKLLQPKSTQF from the exons ATGGAAACCGTTCGAACTCAGAGGAAACCTTTGTCGAAAGAGGTCGTCGTCCCAACTCTCCCACTTTATCGCTCTCCTCCTTCGCTCGAAGTCAGACTTGAGGATTTTGAGCTTTTCGCCATAGATCGCCTCCGAG TGCTCAAAGGGATTTCTGATGGATTATCCAGAGGAAAGAAACATGAAGAAATGGAGCAATTG GAAAAGGATCTATGGAATAAAAATATGAGGCATCCACAGGCATCTGAAATTGCCAACAAGGATATAATATCCCACTTTGTCTTGCGACTAGTGTACTGCAGAAC CGAGGAGTTGAGGAAATGGTTTCTTTCTATGGAAACTGCCCTATTTCGTTACCGTTTTCGGCAAGAAAGTGCTGAAGCTCAG AGGGCCCTTATGGCGGAATTTGACCTTCCATACAAAGCAGTTGGCAGTGCTGAATTTGAG AGTCTAAGAGACAAGCTTGGCCAAGTTTCACGTTCTATTGGTCAGCCTTTACCAACTG cTGATGCCATATTTTATAAG GTACCATTTGAAGAAGTTCCAGAACTTGTAGCTGGTCGAAGAGTATTCCTGCACAAGGGGCATGCATATATAGCTTCAAATCAG GTGGTTTCCTTGGTTGGTACGCAATTTCGTAGTCATCTGTCAAAGGCACTCATTTTGACAAACag AAAATGGACATCTACTGTAAGAGAACAAGAGAAGGATCGCTTGACTCCT ATTGTGGAAGCCCTATGCACAAGTTACCTGGGTCCTGACTATTCTCAA CCAAAAGGATTTGCTGAGATATCGGTGAAGGACATTAATGAATTAGCCAGGAGTTCATTTCCTCTTTGTATGCGTCACCTTTTTGAAAAG CTTAAAGAGGATCATCATCTAAAGCATGGAGGGCGAATGCAACTAGGTCTCTTTCTGAAG GGTGTTGGCTTAAAGCTGGATGATGCACTTATGTTTTGGAAAGCTGAGTTCTCGCAGAAA GTTAGTGCTGAAAGGTTTGACAAAGAATATGCATATGGCATACGCCATAACTACGGAAGAGAAGGCAAAAGAACG GATTATACACCTTATTCATGTCAAAAGATTATCTTATCTACTCCTGGCGTAGGAGATCATCACGGGTGCCCTTATCGACATTTCAG CGACGAGAATCTTAGAGCTGCTCTAAGTAAAATGGGAGTTAACAGCAGAGCCGTTGAAGATGTAATGGACAAAGTGCGAAATAGACATTATCAG TTAGCATGCACCTTAACTTTTGAAGCTGTTCATGCCTCATCATGCGATTCCGGGATTAACCATCCAAATCAATATTTTAGCGACAGCCAAAAGCTCCTGCAACCAAAG AGTACGCAATTCTGA
- the LOC107428287 gene encoding squamosa promoter-binding-like protein 16 isoform X1: MTESKLGRFYDMEDGIKAKLEDAGNESSSSKSSSSTTLLKRSRAPNNGTQVPSCLVDGCISDLSKCRDYYRRHKVCELHSKTPKVTIGGHEQRFCQQCSRFHSLEEFDEGKRSCRKRLDGHNRRRRKPQPESMSINSGRFLSTYQGARVLPFCGSQIFSSHAMSSALAGARVGDVKIENETMLFDSHSQLGGNKKQSFPEFMTQIYKGGKQLSSLQSTNCNPTLPEASVCSQQHLNANSAFWNAGNNQKVFPNWLYRDSSESDCALSLLSSTPTDNTKEIGLSHFMGSNPIPQAQPLIPSMHYNGLEMVGEPATSILFTDGSDSANFHCQEMHKIRPDGSSSSGPHQKLSFSWD; the protein is encoded by the exons ATGACAGAATCAAAGCTTGGAAGGTTTTATGATATGGAGGATGGAATAAAAGCAAAGTTAGAGGATGCTGGTAATGAGTCATCTTCGTCAAAGTCATCCTCGTCAACGACGTTGTTAAAGAGAAGTAGAGCACCCAACAATGGAACCCAAGTCCCTTCATGCTTGGTTGATGGTTGCATTTCGGACCTAAGCAAATGCAGAGATTATTACCGACGACATAAAGTATGTGAGCTCCACTCTAAGACTCCAAAGGTTACTATTGGGGGTCACGAGCAGAGGTTCTGTCAACAGTGCAGCAG GTTCCATTCATTGGAAGAGTTCGATGAAGGAAAACGAAGCTGCAGGAAACGTCTCGATGGACACAACCGACGACGAAGGAAGCCTCAGCCCGAATCTATGTCCATTAATTCAGGGAGATTTCTCTCCACTTACCAAG GTGCAAGAGTTTTACCCTTCTGTGGTTCACAAATATTTTCGAGTCATGCAATGAGCTCTGCTCTGGCTGGGGCTCGAGTTGGAGATGTCAAGATCGAGAACGAAACAATGCTTTTCGATAGCCATTCTCAGTTAGGTGGAAACAAAAAACAGTCATTTCCTGAATTTATGACTCAGATTTATAAAGGAGGAAAGCAATTATCATCCTTGCAAAGCACTAATTGCAATCCTACTCTACCTGAAGCTTCTGTCTGCAGCCAACAGCATCTTAATGCAAACTCTGCATTCTGGAATGCTGGCAACAATCAGAAAGTGTTCCCCAATTGGTTATATCGAGACAGCTCCGAGTCTGATTGTGCTCTCTCTCTTCTGTCATCCACACCAACTGATAATACTAAGGAGATTGGTTTGAGCCATTTTATGGGGTCCAATCCCATTCCTCAGGCTCAGCCCTTGATCCCTAGTATGCACTACAATGGTTTAGAAATGGTGGGTGAACCAGCAACTTCTATTTTGTTTACTGATGGAAGTGACAGTGCCAACTTCCATTGCCAAGAGATGCATAAGATTAGGCCTGATGGATCATCTTCAAGTGGGCCTCATCAGAAACTCTCTTTCTCATGGGATTAG
- the LOC107428287 gene encoding squamosa promoter-binding-like protein 16 isoform X2 yields MEDGIKAKLEDAGNESSSSKSSSSTTLLKRSRAPNNGTQVPSCLVDGCISDLSKCRDYYRRHKVCELHSKTPKVTIGGHEQRFCQQCSRFHSLEEFDEGKRSCRKRLDGHNRRRRKPQPESMSINSGRFLSTYQGARVLPFCGSQIFSSHAMSSALAGARVGDVKIENETMLFDSHSQLGGNKKQSFPEFMTQIYKGGKQLSSLQSTNCNPTLPEASVCSQQHLNANSAFWNAGNNQKVFPNWLYRDSSESDCALSLLSSTPTDNTKEIGLSHFMGSNPIPQAQPLIPSMHYNGLEMVGEPATSILFTDGSDSANFHCQEMHKIRPDGSSSSGPHQKLSFSWD; encoded by the exons ATGGAGGATGGAATAAAAGCAAAGTTAGAGGATGCTGGTAATGAGTCATCTTCGTCAAAGTCATCCTCGTCAACGACGTTGTTAAAGAGAAGTAGAGCACCCAACAATGGAACCCAAGTCCCTTCATGCTTGGTTGATGGTTGCATTTCGGACCTAAGCAAATGCAGAGATTATTACCGACGACATAAAGTATGTGAGCTCCACTCTAAGACTCCAAAGGTTACTATTGGGGGTCACGAGCAGAGGTTCTGTCAACAGTGCAGCAG GTTCCATTCATTGGAAGAGTTCGATGAAGGAAAACGAAGCTGCAGGAAACGTCTCGATGGACACAACCGACGACGAAGGAAGCCTCAGCCCGAATCTATGTCCATTAATTCAGGGAGATTTCTCTCCACTTACCAAG GTGCAAGAGTTTTACCCTTCTGTGGTTCACAAATATTTTCGAGTCATGCAATGAGCTCTGCTCTGGCTGGGGCTCGAGTTGGAGATGTCAAGATCGAGAACGAAACAATGCTTTTCGATAGCCATTCTCAGTTAGGTGGAAACAAAAAACAGTCATTTCCTGAATTTATGACTCAGATTTATAAAGGAGGAAAGCAATTATCATCCTTGCAAAGCACTAATTGCAATCCTACTCTACCTGAAGCTTCTGTCTGCAGCCAACAGCATCTTAATGCAAACTCTGCATTCTGGAATGCTGGCAACAATCAGAAAGTGTTCCCCAATTGGTTATATCGAGACAGCTCCGAGTCTGATTGTGCTCTCTCTCTTCTGTCATCCACACCAACTGATAATACTAAGGAGATTGGTTTGAGCCATTTTATGGGGTCCAATCCCATTCCTCAGGCTCAGCCCTTGATCCCTAGTATGCACTACAATGGTTTAGAAATGGTGGGTGAACCAGCAACTTCTATTTTGTTTACTGATGGAAGTGACAGTGCCAACTTCCATTGCCAAGAGATGCATAAGATTAGGCCTGATGGATCATCTTCAAGTGGGCCTCATCAGAAACTCTCTTTCTCATGGGATTAG